A stretch of the Papaver somniferum cultivar HN1 chromosome 6, ASM357369v1, whole genome shotgun sequence genome encodes the following:
- the LOC113291795 gene encoding uncharacterized protein LOC113291795: MIFVESSDSLLTSFIDSLNNEFPMKYLGPLHYCLSVEAHFDSSAKKMLRTHNKYMLDLIRKHNMIGCKPCKTPVDQGKRDSAFDGYILQDASAYKSLIGGMQYLTLIRPDITDAVHYVSQFMHCPTYIHIHLAKRILIYLKGSLGQGLTRDSSWDGYPDTRKCTFGYCVFVKGNLVSWVSRNNKLFLDLLLKINIGVLQMLLLRFYGSVICLKKFMSDYLLCERFHVTT; this comes from the coding sequence atgatatttgtAGAGTCTTCTGATTCTTTgctcacttcttttattgattcCTTGAATAATGAATTTCCTATGAAGTATCTAGGTCCTTTACATTATTGCTTAAGCGTTGAAGCTCATTTTGACTCTTCTGCTAAGAAAATGCTTCGAACTCATAATAAGTATATGTTGGACCTGATCAGGAAACATAATATGATTGGTTGTAAACCTTGTAAAACTCCAGTTGATCAAGGGAAAAGAGATTCTGCTTTTGATGGTTATATTTTGCAGGATGCTTCTGCTTATAAAAGTCTTATTGGTGGTATGCAGTATCTGACTCTTATAAGACCTGACATTACCGATGCAGTGCACTATGtcagccagtttatgcattgtcCAACATATATTCATATTCATCTTGCAAAAAGAATTCTTATTTACCTGAAAGGTTCTCTTGGACAAGGTCTCACTCGTGATAGTAGTTGGGATGGTTATCCTGACACACGAAAATGTACTTTTGGATATTGTGTATTTGTTAAAGGTAATTTAGTCTCATGGGTTTCACGAAACAATAAACtatttctcgatcttctactgaaGATAAATATAGGGGTCTTGCAAATGCTGCTACTGAGATTTTATGGCTCTGTTATTTGTTTGAAGAAATTTATGTCAGATTACCTCTTATGTGAAAGATTTCATGTGACAACTTAG